A stretch of Candidatus Vicinibacter affinis DNA encodes these proteins:
- a CDS encoding fibronectin type III domain-containing protein: MRSIKNLSLLSVCMFFFISSFAQGTDHVFVSVVRAGKSGIISQNVQSAKDASVHFQKFEHALITEDKFESLAKYNLRKANFLSINTQSLEAIRLSRPEAIQISIPSDAGPALTMDLIRVDLLSEGFKVSTSDGTNEEYVPGVFYQGVIRGSEENSLVALSFFDQEIIGMFSIDQDNFVLQPSKDFPGKLILYNDKDLIKYSEMECLTDHLESVVRDPTPSTEMAAGDCIRVYIECDYALQQNKGGVTNTVNWITSVYNNVKTLYTNESINTTVSEVFVWTTQDSYSKTNSVTALNQFKTARPTFNGDLAHLAALGGQNIGGVAWVDALCTSYKYAYSNISSTYSDVPTYSWTVEVMTHEMGHNIGSNHTQWCGWTGGAIDNCYTTEGGCPPGPAPTNGGTIMSYCHLTSYGINFNNGFGPLPGDKIRSRVAAVTCLGTSCSGGSCNVPTGLQISNITTNSATASWNAVSGANSYTFEYKISTSGTWTVATVTTTSYNMTGLSANSTYNTRVKTNCTSGSSAYSAQVNFTTSSGGSCGTPTNLSVSNITTTTATVSWTAVAGASSYNFQYKLNTSGQWNQVNVTTTSVNMTGMSPATKYDVRVQAKCGATLGAFTNVVSFTTLANGYCVSKGNNASYEWVKRVKLGTIDRTSGNDGGYYNGTGLTTDVNKGTTYTLNYQAGSTGGSGTLYWKVWIDFNKNNSFTDPGEEVVSQATSSLTLLAKNFTVPSGAATGSTRMRVSLKYAGYATSCQTFAYGEVEDYSINIKAAGTLISGENELKSESPFQVYPNPFTDDLNVDFFAPEDGKYSCKLVDLLGRVIINHPVNAIKGTNSVSLSVEGLQPAAYLIILTDGKTTKQKKVFRID, encoded by the coding sequence ATGCGATCCATCAAAAACCTATCGCTGCTAAGCGTTTGTATGTTCTTTTTCATAAGTTCGTTTGCCCAAGGAACGGACCATGTTTTTGTATCTGTCGTTCGTGCAGGTAAATCAGGTATTATCTCACAAAATGTACAAAGTGCTAAAGATGCTTCAGTACATTTTCAGAAATTTGAACATGCTTTAATCACAGAAGACAAATTTGAATCACTAGCGAAGTACAATTTGCGCAAAGCTAACTTCTTGTCAATTAACACTCAAAGTTTGGAGGCTATTCGGTTATCTAGGCCTGAAGCAATTCAAATATCCATTCCATCAGACGCTGGTCCTGCTTTAACAATGGATCTCATCAGAGTAGATCTATTGTCTGAAGGATTTAAGGTCAGTACCTCAGATGGAACCAATGAAGAATATGTTCCGGGTGTTTTCTATCAAGGTGTTATTAGAGGTTCTGAGGAAAATTCATTGGTTGCATTAAGTTTTTTTGATCAGGAAATAATTGGTATGTTTTCTATTGATCAGGACAACTTCGTCCTCCAACCCTCCAAAGATTTTCCTGGGAAGTTGATTTTGTACAATGACAAAGACCTTATTAAATATTCTGAAATGGAATGCCTTACAGACCATTTGGAATCAGTAGTGAGAGATCCAACTCCGTCTACAGAAATGGCAGCTGGAGACTGCATTCGTGTTTACATTGAATGTGATTATGCATTACAGCAAAACAAGGGAGGGGTAACCAATACGGTCAACTGGATTACATCTGTTTATAACAATGTTAAAACTCTGTACACAAATGAGAGCATCAATACAACTGTTTCTGAAGTTTTCGTTTGGACAACTCAAGATTCTTATAGCAAAACAAATTCAGTAACTGCTTTAAATCAATTCAAAACTGCAAGGCCGACCTTTAATGGAGATCTTGCGCACCTTGCTGCCCTCGGTGGTCAAAATATAGGTGGTGTTGCATGGGTGGATGCCTTGTGCACCTCTTACAAATATGCATACAGTAATATTTCTTCTACTTATTCGGATGTTCCAACCTATTCCTGGACAGTTGAGGTTATGACCCATGAAATGGGACATAACATAGGTTCCAATCATACTCAATGGTGTGGATGGACCGGAGGAGCAATTGACAATTGCTACACCACAGAAGGAGGGTGTCCTCCTGGGCCAGCCCCAACAAATGGTGGCACTATTATGAGTTATTGTCATTTGACTTCATACGGAATAAACTTTAACAATGGTTTTGGTCCTCTACCAGGTGACAAAATCAGATCCAGAGTGGCTGCTGTTACTTGTTTGGGAACAAGTTGTAGTGGAGGATCTTGCAATGTGCCTACTGGCCTGCAAATCAGTAACATTACCACAAATTCAGCCACCGCTTCATGGAATGCAGTTTCAGGTGCGAATTCATACACATTTGAATATAAAATTTCCACTTCCGGAACTTGGACTGTAGCTACTGTTACAACCACGTCTTACAACATGACGGGTCTAAGTGCAAACTCTACTTACAACACACGTGTAAAAACGAATTGTACCTCCGGCTCAAGCGCCTATTCTGCTCAGGTTAATTTTACGACCTCGTCAGGAGGCTCATGCGGTACTCCAACCAATTTGTCGGTTAGTAATATTACTACAACAACAGCCACTGTATCCTGGACTGCAGTTGCCGGAGCCAGTTCTTATAACTTTCAGTACAAACTTAATACTTCCGGGCAATGGAACCAGGTTAATGTGACAACTACTTCTGTGAACATGACCGGTATGAGTCCTGCTACAAAATATGACGTACGAGTTCAGGCAAAGTGTGGAGCGACTTTGGGTGCTTTTACGAATGTGGTAAGCTTTACGACACTTGCCAATGGCTACTGTGTTTCAAAAGGGAATAATGCCAGCTATGAATGGGTTAAAAGGGTAAAACTTGGAACAATAGACAGGACATCCGGAAATGATGGTGGTTATTACAATGGTACCGGATTGACTACAGATGTAAACAAAGGCACAACTTATACTCTGAACTATCAGGCTGGTTCAACTGGAGGATCAGGAACTTTGTATTGGAAGGTCTGGATAGATTTTAATAAAAACAACTCTTTTACTGACCCTGGAGAGGAGGTTGTATCACAAGCTACTTCCAGCTTAACATTATTAGCTAAAAATTTCACTGTTCCATCAGGTGCTGCGACAGGTTCTACTCGAATGAGAGTATCATTAAAATATGCCGGATATGCAACATCTTGTCAAACATTTGCATATGGCGAAGTGGAAGATTACAGCATAAATATTAAAGCTGCCGGTACATTAATCTCAGGAGAAAATGAACTGAAGTCTGAATCACCATTCCAGGTATATCCGAACCCTTTTACGGATGATTTGAATGTTGATTTCTTTGCACCCGAGGATGGAAAATATTCTTGTAAATTAGTTGATCTATTAGGCAGAGTAATCATCAACCATCCGGTGAATGCAATCAAAGGAACAAACAGTGTTTCATTGTCTGTAGAGGGACTTCAACCTGCAGCATACCTAATTATTTTAACAGACGGTAAAACAACTAAGCAAAAGAAAGTTTTCAGAATAGATTAA
- a CDS encoding 1-acyl-sn-glycerol-3-phosphate acyltransferase translates to MVYRIFHFLVSLASRFYFKKIVIQGSMNIPEKGPVLLICNHPSSFFEAIILACFQHRTLHFLVRGDMFEKKWLKPILESTYQIPIYRSRDGFEKLRNNISTFEICFNKLSEGHAILIFPEGSTLMSRNLRSLQKGAARLAIGSLEAQKIQDLMVVPCGMNYSDVLHRGGEVRILMGSSMSVIEFLKNVPVNGDKLSLLTQQFYEALDKVVLSAPAEFDENRFRTLEVIYRNSQSPESFQETEIHHKLLSKVAEHKQILNDLAADYTREFTSIDSLEFSVQSSFLKSIMRSVELVTSFILGIPGIITLGLPLIGAKIFTLKKIKHIEFVPPVRLALSLVLTILTMLLVGILGMIYIGIALTLILVVGIIFSLYIFNHFLNLSLSSRYLFNRRLNLQKRNLLSIRNQIISILLN, encoded by the coding sequence ATGGTTTACAGGATTTTTCATTTTCTTGTCAGTCTTGCCTCAAGATTCTACTTTAAGAAGATAGTCATTCAGGGCAGTATGAACATTCCTGAGAAAGGCCCAGTTTTACTTATTTGCAATCACCCAAGTTCATTTTTTGAAGCAATCATTTTAGCTTGTTTTCAACATCGCACATTGCATTTTCTTGTGCGTGGTGATATGTTTGAAAAAAAATGGTTAAAACCAATTCTGGAATCGACATATCAGATTCCAATTTATCGGTCAAGGGATGGTTTTGAAAAACTGAGAAATAATATAAGTACTTTTGAGATATGTTTTAATAAATTATCTGAAGGTCATGCCATACTAATTTTTCCAGAGGGCAGCACATTAATGTCTCGCAACTTAAGATCCTTGCAGAAAGGCGCTGCAAGACTTGCAATTGGTTCATTGGAAGCACAAAAAATCCAAGACCTAATGGTGGTGCCTTGTGGCATGAATTACTCTGATGTGCTGCATCGCGGTGGTGAAGTGCGAATTCTTATGGGATCTTCAATGTCGGTTATAGAATTTCTAAAAAATGTACCCGTAAATGGAGACAAATTAAGTCTTCTTACCCAGCAATTCTATGAAGCTTTGGATAAAGTAGTTTTGTCAGCGCCTGCTGAATTTGATGAAAATAGATTTAGGACTCTTGAAGTTATATATCGAAATTCCCAATCACCAGAATCTTTTCAAGAAACTGAAATCCATCATAAGTTACTTTCTAAAGTAGCTGAACATAAACAAATTTTAAACGATTTAGCTGCAGATTATACCAGAGAATTTACATCCATAGATTCACTTGAATTCTCCGTACAAAGTTCATTCTTGAAATCTATTATGAGATCAGTTGAACTGGTCACCTCTTTTATCTTGGGAATTCCAGGAATAATTACCCTGGGCTTACCTTTGATAGGAGCAAAAATATTTACACTAAAAAAAATTAAGCATATAGAATTCGTTCCACCTGTCAGACTCGCTCTAAGTCTTGTTTTAACAATTCTCACGATGCTGTTAGTTGGGATATTAGGAATGATTTATATTGGGATTGCATTAACTTTAATATTGGTTGTCGGAATTATTTTTTCATTATACATATTCAATCACTTCTTAAATCTTTCATTATCTTCCAGATACCTTTTTAATAGAAGATTAAATTTGCAAAAAAGAAATTTATTATCCATCAGAAACCAAATAATTTCAATCCTTTTAAATTAG
- a CDS encoding S9 family peptidase, translated as MKIALLMFLSCITGLTLQAQKKKSGQPPLIDREIFFGDPEISGAQLSPNGKFMSFIKPYKGTRNIWVKKASEAFEAAKPVTADTLRPLGSYFWSRDSKYILYVQDKGGNENYHIYAVNPAEKLMEGMDVPTSRNLTNLSNVRAMIYSVPKSNPDLIYVGLNDRDASWHDLYEIRISNGEKKLLRKNEDRMVGWIFDHKDKLRLAMKSNPDGSTDLLRLDNNGFTKIYSSSILESYYPVNFHPDGQHIYMVTDVGDEINLSRLVLFNINTLKMSVIESDPEKRVDFGSASFSDITQNMIATFYEDDKTRIYWKDKKYESEYKLLKKQFKGMEISFDNSTKDEMTWLLSVYSDTDPGAKYLYDRRSKKVIFQYRPRPKMPVTDLSPMTVIRYKSSDGLEIPAYLTLPKGLNSKNLPLIVNPHGGPWARNSWGYDAYAQLWSNRGYAVLQPNFRGSTGYGKKFINAGNKQWGEKMQDDITYGVQYLIKKGIVDAKKVGILGGSYGGYATLAGVTFTPDIYACGVSIVGPSSLITLLQSIPPYWEAGRKVFHERMGDPTNPEGEAQLKKQSPLFSVDKIKVPLLVVQGANDPRVKKAESDQIVIAMRDKNLPVEYICAPDEGHGFARPVNNMAFIAAAEKFLAKHLGGRYQEDINPAVAKRLQEITVDVRTVTMPKKIDASQITSAVASKDLVPGDYTYLVDLEMMGQKMDFEEKINIKDEGKHWLVSSNLDMPTGSLKDFGKFQKGNLNQISRYIDQGPINMDLSYHENSISGKINMSGDKSELNIKIDNPVFADGPAPYLYIACLPLSNDYKTIIVNSDLQKMEQKLMSLEVVGSEMINNVDCFKVEVKPANADPGLMTIWVAKTKEPKAVKYSITLPELGGAVMTGVLQ; from the coding sequence ATGAAAATAGCTTTGTTAATGTTTTTATCTTGTATAACAGGCCTTACTTTACAGGCACAGAAAAAAAAATCCGGACAACCTCCGCTTATAGATCGTGAAATATTTTTTGGAGATCCTGAAATTTCAGGCGCCCAACTTTCACCAAATGGCAAGTTCATGAGTTTTATTAAACCATATAAAGGGACTAGAAATATTTGGGTAAAAAAGGCATCAGAAGCATTCGAAGCTGCAAAACCTGTTACTGCTGATACTCTAAGACCTCTTGGGTCTTATTTCTGGTCAAGGGACAGTAAGTACATATTGTATGTGCAGGATAAAGGGGGAAATGAAAACTATCATATTTATGCAGTCAACCCTGCTGAAAAATTAATGGAAGGCATGGACGTGCCCACTTCAAGAAATCTTACAAATTTGTCAAATGTCAGAGCAATGATTTATTCAGTCCCCAAAAGTAATCCGGACTTGATCTACGTTGGTCTGAATGACAGGGATGCTTCCTGGCATGATTTATATGAAATCAGAATTTCCAACGGTGAGAAAAAATTGCTTAGGAAGAATGAAGACAGAATGGTCGGGTGGATTTTCGACCACAAAGACAAATTACGTTTAGCCATGAAATCAAATCCTGATGGCTCTACTGATTTGCTTAGACTTGATAATAATGGCTTTACAAAAATTTACTCAAGCAGCATTTTAGAAAGCTACTATCCCGTCAATTTTCATCCTGATGGTCAACATATTTACATGGTTACTGATGTTGGTGATGAAATCAACTTATCCCGATTGGTACTCTTTAACATCAACACCCTAAAAATGAGTGTAATTGAATCTGACCCTGAAAAAAGAGTAGACTTTGGGAGTGCTTCCTTTTCCGATATCACACAAAATATGATTGCAACATTTTATGAGGATGATAAAACAAGAATTTACTGGAAAGACAAAAAATATGAATCAGAATACAAGCTTTTGAAAAAACAATTCAAAGGCATGGAAATTTCTTTTGACAACAGCACAAAGGATGAAATGACCTGGCTATTATCTGTTTATTCCGATACGGATCCGGGAGCAAAATACTTATATGACAGACGTTCAAAAAAAGTAATATTTCAATACAGACCACGTCCGAAAATGCCTGTTACTGACCTCTCTCCAATGACCGTTATACGATATAAATCTTCTGATGGGTTAGAAATACCAGCATACCTTACTTTGCCTAAAGGTTTGAATTCTAAAAATCTACCACTTATAGTAAATCCTCATGGCGGGCCATGGGCTAGAAATTCATGGGGTTACGATGCCTATGCTCAATTGTGGTCCAATAGAGGATATGCGGTACTTCAACCAAATTTCAGAGGGTCTACTGGCTATGGTAAGAAATTTATCAATGCCGGAAATAAGCAATGGGGCGAAAAAATGCAAGACGACATTACCTATGGTGTCCAATATTTAATTAAAAAAGGTATTGTTGATGCAAAAAAAGTAGGAATACTAGGTGGCTCTTATGGGGGTTATGCCACTTTGGCCGGAGTTACTTTTACTCCGGATATTTATGCTTGTGGTGTTTCCATCGTAGGTCCTTCTAGTCTGATCACTTTGCTTCAATCAATTCCACCATATTGGGAAGCAGGAAGAAAAGTTTTTCACGAAAGGATGGGTGACCCTACCAATCCGGAAGGAGAGGCTCAGCTAAAAAAACAATCTCCACTATTTTCTGTAGATAAAATTAAAGTTCCTCTTTTGGTTGTGCAAGGAGCCAATGACCCAAGAGTAAAAAAGGCCGAATCAGACCAGATCGTAATTGCCATGCGGGATAAAAATTTGCCAGTTGAATATATTTGCGCTCCTGATGAAGGACATGGTTTTGCTCGACCTGTAAACAACATGGCATTTATTGCAGCAGCTGAAAAATTTTTGGCAAAACATTTAGGTGGAAGATATCAAGAAGATATTAATCCAGCTGTTGCCAAAAGATTGCAAGAAATCACAGTTGATGTCAGAACAGTCACTATGCCTAAAAAAATCGATGCCTCTCAAATCACCTCTGCTGTTGCCTCTAAGGATCTGGTTCCTGGAGACTATACCTATTTAGTCGATTTGGAAATGATGGGACAAAAAATGGATTTTGAAGAAAAGATTAATATTAAAGATGAAGGGAAACATTGGTTGGTATCCAGTAATCTGGACATGCCCACTGGTAGCTTAAAAGATTTCGGTAAATTTCAAAAAGGAAATCTAAATCAAATTTCCAGATATATTGACCAAGGACCAATTAACATGGATCTGAGCTATCATGAGAATTCAATCTCTGGAAAAATAAATATGAGTGGGGATAAATCAGAACTGAATATTAAAATTGACAATCCGGTTTTTGCAGATGGACCTGCTCCTTATTTATATATTGCCTGCTTACCTTTATCAAATGATTACAAAACCATAATCGTTAATTCGGATCTCCAAAAAATGGAACAAAAATTAATGTCTTTAGAAGTTGTTGGATCTGAAATGATAAATAACGTGGATTGTTTTAAAGTGGAGGTCAAACCTGCTAATGCCGATCCTGGATTAATGACAATTTGGGTGGCAAAGACAAAAGAGCCAAAAGCAGTAAAATATAGTATCACCTTACCTGAATTAGGGGGTGCTGTTATGACAGGTGTACTGCAATAA
- a CDS encoding alpha/beta hydrolase, with amino-acid sequence MTGLKNIILLHGALGSSAQLEKLAELLNDKFNVFLLNFSGHGKNSNPPESISIDKLGQELTSFIEKHKILDPNIFGYSLGGYVGLYAATKSLVPFNSVITLGTKFDWSDKTYMEQFSFVDSEVLLSKYPAVIESLVHLHGDNWSSLVNYTKEFLIDLGNNPRLDPAELLKLQSKVLITRGDRDKTVFEAESRRIADILPNGTYVEIPATPHIIERVDPTTLAAMIIEFLEITKH; translated from the coding sequence ATGACTGGTTTAAAAAATATAATCCTTCTACATGGGGCCTTGGGTTCATCAGCACAGCTTGAAAAGCTGGCAGAATTACTGAATGATAAATTTAATGTTTTTCTTTTAAATTTTTCAGGGCATGGAAAAAATTCAAATCCACCCGAAAGTATAAGCATTGATAAACTTGGTCAGGAATTGACTTCTTTTATCGAAAAGCATAAAATTTTGGATCCAAATATTTTTGGTTACAGTCTTGGTGGATATGTTGGTCTATATGCTGCAACTAAAAGCCTTGTTCCGTTTAACAGTGTCATAACTTTGGGGACCAAATTTGACTGGTCGGATAAAACCTATATGGAACAATTTTCTTTTGTGGATAGTGAAGTATTGCTTTCTAAGTATCCAGCTGTAATTGAATCGTTGGTGCACTTACACGGAGATAATTGGAGCTCTTTGGTTAACTACACCAAAGAATTTTTGATAGATCTTGGAAATAACCCAAGACTTGACCCTGCTGAATTACTTAAGCTGCAATCTAAGGTCTTAATCACAAGGGGCGATAGAGATAAAACTGTATTTGAAGCCGAATCCAGGCGTATTGCGGATATTCTGCCTAATGGAACGTATGTTGAAATTCCTGCCACACCCCATATAATTGAACGAGTGGACCCCACCACACTCGCTGCAATGATCATTGAATTTTTGGAAATAACAAAACATTAA
- the miaA gene encoding tRNA (adenosine(37)-N6)-dimethylallyltransferase MiaA produces the protein MYDESRVVSVNIYNFGFLSKSVEKSLIVISGPTGIGKTDLALILAKQFKTSIISADSRQIYQNFNIGTAKPTPEQLASVKHYFIDHLSPDSVYSAGQFALEANDVLSSLFSKHNEVILCGGTGLYIKALVEGLDEFPEVDPEIRNEMNSLYDSYGLIALQRQLAELDPVYYSTVDLNNPHRLIRALAVIKSSGKPFSFFTQNKVNRSRPYQLIEINLGIERSLLYERIDRRVDNMILSGLIQEVESLLPYKDSPGMNTVGYKEILEYMNGTYDLNVAIEKIKQHSRNYAKRQITWFNKYSSAEIFHPEDLEGIQNYIEEKILCK, from the coding sequence ATGTATGATGAGTCGAGGGTCGTTTCTGTAAATATTTATAATTTTGGATTTTTAAGTAAAAGCGTGGAGAAATCATTAATAGTTATCTCAGGACCGACTGGAATAGGTAAAACCGATTTGGCCTTGATATTGGCTAAACAATTTAAAACAAGTATTATTTCCGCTGACAGCAGGCAAATTTATCAAAATTTCAACATAGGTACAGCTAAACCAACGCCGGAGCAGTTGGCTTCAGTGAAACATTATTTTATTGATCACCTTTCTCCTGATTCGGTATATAGTGCAGGCCAATTTGCCTTAGAGGCAAACGATGTTTTGAGTAGCTTGTTTTCGAAGCATAATGAAGTAATACTTTGTGGAGGAACTGGTCTTTATATTAAAGCTTTGGTGGAGGGCTTGGATGAGTTTCCCGAGGTGGACCCAGAGATCAGGAATGAAATGAATTCGTTGTACGATTCTTATGGATTGATTGCCTTGCAGAGACAGTTAGCTGAATTGGATCCTGTTTATTACAGCACGGTTGATCTTAATAATCCACATCGTTTAATCCGGGCTCTGGCTGTGATAAAATCAAGTGGTAAGCCTTTTTCTTTCTTTACCCAAAACAAAGTAAATAGATCGCGACCCTATCAGTTGATTGAAATAAATCTTGGTATAGAAAGATCTCTTTTGTACGAAAGGATTGACAGAAGGGTCGATAATATGATTTTATCCGGGCTCATTCAAGAAGTTGAAAGTCTGCTTCCATACAAAGACTCACCTGGAATGAACACTGTTGGGTATAAGGAGATTCTTGAATACATGAATGGAACCTATGATTTGAATGTTGCAATTGAAAAGATTAAACAACATTCTCGAAATTATGCCAAACGACAAATAACCTGGTTTAATAAATACTCTTCTGCTGAAATTTTTCATCCGGAAGACTTGGAAGGTATTCAAAATTATATTGAGGAAAAGATTCTATGTAAATAG
- a CDS encoding valine--tRNA ligase, which yields MELESRYSPKEVEDKWYSYWESRKYFKSVPDDRKAFSIVIPPPNITGVLHMGHMLNNTVQDILIRRARLLGMNACWVPGTDHASIATEAKVVQMLREKGIKKSDLSREDFLKYAFDWKDKYGGIILQQLRKLGASCDWDRTAFTMDQVRSDAVIKVFVDLYRKGKLYRGNRMINWDPEAKTVLSTEEVLYKEESAQLFHIKYIQEDNPENYIVIATQRPETIMADSAVAVHPEDERYQNFHGKRVIIPIINRVIPVITDEYVDRDFGTGALKITPAHDQNDYELGIKHKLDIINILNEDGSLNENAEILVGEDRFVARKKIKKLLEEHEVLLKVQDYQTNIGRSERTNAVVEPRLSLQWYVNMKALAAPAIKAVQDHEVEFLPDHMRNTYNHWMENIKDWCISRQLWWGHQIPAYYYLDEVIVAESLEEAVSIARIQFNNPSIDSSDLKQDEDVLDTWFSSWLWPISVFDGFHNKKELDYYYPTAVLVTGWDIIFLWVARMIMAGYEWKNEKPFEKVYFTGMVRDKQRRKMSKSLGNSPDALALIEEYGADGVRFGMLACAPAGGDLLFDEKLCEQGRNFANKIWNALRLVKGWQAQSGIKNQQGDELAIIWMESRLQEMMKETHQQMEDFRLSEALKNLYSFIWEDFCGFYLEAVKPKNGQEISHYSYEKTLSFFEQICILLHPFMPFITEEIWHLLRIREKGKDCINSKYPTQHSFDVSLLHSISELRGVVTQIRELRNKHQLKMSLPLPLAVLKSDIPGLFQMEGAGDLLMKLANVSEFKEVDNGLDSGQSFMGMRHKYYLDLPVHQNIEEEAEKLTKEIEYSKGFIEATQKKLENVRFVESAPKELVDKERKKLEDGLTRLAALEESLSLLVGKQ from the coding sequence ATGGAATTAGAAAGTAGATATTCTCCAAAAGAAGTAGAAGACAAGTGGTATTCCTATTGGGAGTCACGTAAATACTTTAAATCTGTTCCGGATGATCGGAAGGCTTTTAGCATTGTGATTCCTCCGCCGAACATTACAGGTGTTCTGCACATGGGACATATGCTCAACAATACGGTGCAGGATATTCTTATCAGGAGGGCCAGGCTTTTAGGAATGAATGCTTGCTGGGTGCCTGGCACTGACCACGCCTCAATAGCAACTGAAGCAAAGGTTGTCCAAATGCTCAGAGAAAAGGGTATTAAAAAGTCAGATTTAAGCAGGGAAGATTTTCTAAAGTACGCATTTGATTGGAAAGACAAATATGGAGGAATTATTCTTCAACAACTCAGAAAGTTAGGGGCTTCCTGCGATTGGGACAGGACTGCCTTTACAATGGATCAGGTAAGATCAGATGCTGTTATTAAAGTTTTTGTCGACTTGTACAGAAAGGGCAAGTTATATCGTGGAAACAGAATGATCAATTGGGACCCTGAGGCAAAAACTGTTTTGTCCACAGAAGAGGTTTTGTATAAAGAAGAATCTGCACAGCTTTTTCACATCAAATACATTCAAGAGGATAATCCTGAAAATTATATAGTGATTGCAACTCAACGACCTGAGACAATTATGGCAGATAGTGCAGTTGCAGTTCATCCTGAAGATGAGAGGTATCAAAACTTTCATGGGAAAAGAGTTATTATTCCAATTATTAATCGGGTTATACCGGTGATTACTGATGAATACGTTGACCGTGATTTTGGAACCGGAGCCTTAAAGATTACGCCAGCCCATGACCAAAATGATTATGAATTAGGGATTAAGCACAAACTGGATATAATAAATATTCTTAATGAAGACGGTAGTTTGAATGAAAACGCCGAAATTTTGGTTGGGGAAGATCGTTTTGTTGCGAGAAAAAAAATTAAAAAATTGCTTGAAGAGCATGAAGTATTGTTAAAAGTTCAGGATTATCAAACAAATATTGGTCGTTCCGAAAGGACCAATGCTGTTGTAGAACCGAGACTGAGCTTACAATGGTACGTAAACATGAAAGCACTTGCAGCACCTGCAATAAAAGCAGTCCAGGATCATGAGGTTGAATTCTTACCTGACCACATGCGAAATACCTATAATCATTGGATGGAGAACATCAAGGATTGGTGTATTTCCCGACAACTTTGGTGGGGGCATCAAATTCCCGCATATTATTATCTTGATGAAGTTATAGTTGCTGAATCTTTAGAGGAAGCAGTTTCCATTGCCAGAATTCAATTTAACAATCCATCCATTGATTCATCTGATCTCAAGCAGGACGAAGATGTACTTGATACCTGGTTTTCTTCATGGCTGTGGCCCATTTCAGTTTTTGATGGCTTCCATAATAAAAAGGAATTAGATTATTATTATCCCACTGCGGTGTTAGTTACAGGTTGGGATATTATTTTCCTGTGGGTTGCCAGAATGATTATGGCGGGCTATGAATGGAAAAATGAAAAACCATTTGAGAAAGTTTATTTCACGGGCATGGTACGTGATAAGCAAAGAAGAAAGATGTCCAAATCTTTGGGCAATTCTCCGGATGCACTGGCACTTATTGAAGAGTATGGTGCTGATGGTGTGAGATTCGGAATGTTGGCTTGTGCTCCTGCCGGAGGAGATTTATTGTTTGATGAAAAATTATGTGAACAAGGAAGAAACTTTGCAAATAAAATTTGGAATGCATTGCGTTTAGTGAAGGGATGGCAAGCACAAAGTGGAATAAAAAATCAACAAGGGGATGAGTTGGCAATAATTTGGATGGAGAGTCGCTTGCAGGAAATGATGAAAGAGACTCATCAGCAAATGGAAGACTTTAGACTTTCAGAGGCACTAAAAAATCTTTACTCATTTATTTGGGAAGATTTTTGTGGGTTTTATTTGGAGGCTGTGAAGCCAAAAAATGGACAAGAAATTTCTCACTATAGTTATGAAAAAACGTTGTCCTTTTTTGAGCAAATTTGCATCTTGTTGCACCCTTTTATGCCTTTTATTACGGAGGAAATTTGGCATTTGTTGAGAATCAGGGAAAAGGGGAAAGACTGTATAAACTCGAAATATCCTACACAGCATAGTTTTGATGTAAGTTTGTTGCATTCAATATCTGAACTCAGAGGTGTTGTTACCCAGATTCGGGAGTTGAGAAATAAACACCAATTAAAGATGAGTTTACCATTACCATTGGCTGTTTTGAAATCAGATATTCCCGGATTATTTCAAATGGAAGGTGCCGGCGATTTGTTAATGAAGTTGGCCAATGTTTCTGAATTTAAGGAAGTTGATAATGGACTTGATTCCGGTCAGTCTTTCATGGGTATGAGACATAAATATTACCTTGATCTGCCCGTACATCAAAATATTGAAGAAGAGGCAGAGAAACTCACAAAAGAAATTGAATACTCTAAAGGTTTTATTGAGGCAACTCAAAAAAAACTTGAAAATGTACGTTTCGTAGAAAGTGCTCCCAAGGAACTGGTAGACAAAGAAAGAAAAAAATTAGAAGATGGTCTTACAAGACTAGCTGCATTGGAGGAAAGTTTATCTCTATTGGTAGGAAAACAATAA